One window of Vespa velutina chromosome 2, iVesVel2.1, whole genome shotgun sequence genomic DNA carries:
- the LOC124947376 gene encoding sideroflexin-1, whose protein sequence is MSSEKRIDIEKPYWDQSTYRGRALHFLTVTNPLNLFASNKALERARNIVTRYRNGETLAELSINEEELWKQKYLFDSAYHPDTGEKMILIGRMSAQVPMNMTITGLMMTFYKSTPAVIFWQWFNQSFNAIVNYTNRSGKSPIPKETLIQSYISATGGAVITALSLNRLARRGPALAGRLVPLAAVAAANCVNIPLMRITELQNGIELQNESGIEVGKSKSTAQKAIATVTLSRILMASPSMIISPIIMNYIEKQNLLRKVKWASAPIQVIICGICLTFATPLCCALFIQRVPISVDKLELVVQKKIRSQDPAIQTVYYNKGL, encoded by the exons ATGTCGAGCGAAAAGAGAATCGACATTGAAAAACCATACTGGGATCAAAGTACTTACCGTGGAAGGGCATTACACTTTCTGACAGTCACCAATCCTTTGAATCTTTTCGCATCTAACAAAGCGCTCGAGCGTGCTCGAAATATCGTCACGAGATACAG GAACGGAGAGACTCTCGCGGAATTAAGCATCAACGAAGAAGAGCTatggaaacaaaaatatttgttcgacAGCGCTTATCACCCGGACACTGgtgaaaaaatgatattaattggTCGTATGAGCGCCCAAGTGCCAATGAACATGACTATAACCGGTTTGATGATGACATTCTACAA ATCAACACCAGCCGTAATATTCTGGCAATGGTTCAACCAATCCTTCAATGCTATAGTAAACTATACGAATCGCAGTGGTAAGTCTCCAATTccaaaagaaacattaattcAAAGTTATATCAGCGCAACTGGAGGGGCAGTGATAACGGCCCTAAGTCTGAACAGACTCGCACGACGTGGCCCGGCCTTGGCCGGTCGTCTGGTTCCTTTGGCCGCTGTGGCTGCCGCAAATTGCGTTAACATTCCATTAATGAGAATTACCGAACTTCAGAATGGTATCGAGTTACAGAATGAGTCCGGCATAGAAGTCGGCAAAAGCAAGTCAACGGCTCAAAAAGCGATCGCAACTGTCACGTTATCGCGTATTCTTATGGCTTCGCCCAGTATGA taATTTCACCAATCATAATGAACTACATAGAGAAACAAAATCTATTACGAAAAGTTAAGTGGGCTTCTGCACCGATTCAAGTCATTATTTGTGGAATTTGTTTAACGTTTGCGACACCACTCTGTTGTGCTCTTTTCATTCAACGAGTACCGATCAGTGTGGACAAACTGGAACTCGTAGTacaaaaaaagatacgatCTCAAGATCCCGCCATTCAAACAGTCTACTATAATAAAGGCTTATAA
- the LOC124947379 gene encoding 39S ribosomal protein L2, mitochondrial, with translation MSAITLLQRIVGRQIFNSLANPTSVSFQIQPRRNQWKLLKLPEPGVPGTSYRRIVHFKDEYTIEPLQVTNLAGRDPVSGRVIVKGIGGGIKHKYHWIKWARDGPTDLNEKPKEEKVLEVFKDGCRTCFVALVGSGDELKYILATENMKPGDIIKTHKGIPRNPVRANEGDAYPLGALPIGTIVNCIEKYPGLGGSLIHAAGTSGTIIGTDGLDRTVVQVPSKRKFSLHNRCMATIGRLSNILHGSTPIGSAQKNRELGNRPRSGLWQRKTGRFGRKIKPPKRLRQLGVNGEFPPKSTIIVCNIPGLN, from the exons ATGTCTGCCATAACATTATTGCAACGTATTGTCGGaagacaaatatttaattctttggCTAATCCGACATCAGTATCGTTCCAAATACAACCTAGAAGAAATCAATGGAAATTACTTAAACTTCCAGAACCAGGTGTTCCAGGAACAAGTTACAGGCGAATTGTACATTTCAAAGATGAATATACGATCGAACCACTGCAGGTTACTAATTTAGCCGGTCGAGATCCTGTATcag GAAGAGTAATAGTTAAGGGTATCGGTGGTGGTATAAAACACAAGTACCATTGGATAAAATGGGCAAGAGATGGTCCGACTGATCTGAATGAAAAaccaaaagaggaaaaggtaCTCGAGGTTTTCAAGGATGGTTGTAGAACATGCTTCGTCGCACTCGTTGGTTCGGGTGACGaattaaagtatattttaGCGACAGAAAATATGAAGCCTggagatattataaaaacacaCAAAGGTATTCCGCGTAATCCTGTAAGGGCAAATGAGGGCGATGCTTATCCCTTGGGTGCTCTACCGATCGGTACTATCGTGAACTGCATTGAAAAGTATCCCGGACTTGGAGGAAGTCTTATTCATGCGGCTGGGACCTCAGGGACGATAATTGGCACGGATGGACTGGATAGGACAGTTGTGCAAGTACCTAGTAAGAGAAAGTTTAGTTTGCACAATAGATGTATGGCAACGATAGGACGTTTGTCGAATATTTTACATGGTTCTACACCAATCGGTAGCGCTCAAAAAAATCGCGAATTGGGTAATCGTCCAAGAAGTGGTCTTTGGCAACGAAAAACTGGCAGATttggaaggaaaataaaaccACCAAAGCGTCTTAGACAGTTAGGCGTCAACGGTGAATTTCCTCCAAAATCTACAATTATTGTTTGTAATATACCTGgtcttaattaa
- the LOC124947380 gene encoding neurophysin 1-like, producing the protein MMKKLLIFTTFIILSSACLITNCPRGGKRGDIAPLEGFTRECPSCGPNRLGQCFGPHICCGSTIGCFIGTSETYRCRKESLYTHPCIAGYAMCRENTGRCAASGICCSQESCFMDSNCRLLDNMENDRKIDSDLNAVFGEIEISNKVAQ; encoded by the exons ATGATGAAGAAACTTCTTATATTTActactttcattattttatcttcgGCGTGTTTAATTACGAATTGCCCCCGTGGCGGAAAGAGGGGAGATATTGCACCCTTAGAAGGTTTCACAAGAGAA TGCCCTTCTTGTGGACCTAATCGATTGGGTCAGTGTTTTGGGCCTCATATTTGTTGTGGGTCTACTATCGGCTGTTTTATCGGCACATCAGAAACTTACAGatgtagaaaagaaagtcTTTATACGCATCCTTGCATTGCGGGTTACGCAATGTGCCGTGAAAATACAGGAAGATGTGCTGCAAGTGGAATTTGTTGTTCGCAag AATCGTGTTTTATGGACTCGAACTGCCGACTTTTAGATAATATGGagaatgatcgaaaaattgaTTCTGATTTAAACGCGGTTTTCGGAGAAATTGAAATCTCCAACAAAGTAGCAcagtaa
- the LOC124947373 gene encoding rRNA N6-adenosine-methyltransferase ZCCHC4 isoform X2: MEKTRNLECFWRDDKHPHCAHGPTVLFGKYIDGTLERFYVCSACRDRKLCRFYLKYGEKLTKLQQDIWEKEKKKIAQSYNHQKLFIRFNTLLATSPNNRSYCHDCEKLIFMNERNKHNDHLTMVGLTDHQMHHPTEVLKPLENSKKEAQYLFSKKSVKDIINMLLELKAKQVICIGAPRIHEYISQNLEDKLSSLLLDIDGRFHNFLSPLSYGWYNLFNHYFFNENAQFVFEDFLTQNKGKDLYLICDPPFGGRVELISQTIKKISDLHKKLNKVEGNNDDLKIMFIFPYFMEFIMREKSNPPSVTGGLRDLKMLDYKVDYENHPLFKTDSTGRKYGSPIRIFTNIPLSLLKLPESDGYKYCKKCQKWVSSENKHCKKCKDCTSKDGRRYKHCNLCERCVKPSWKHCNTCKRCLLEKHKCNNKPKISGCCFKCKKLGHTNKNCEASNDKPIEKLEKFGKRKINVNEDSIVMKKKKKSTNTSINFNENSSELLIRKRKVKRKESLISEETTDNKVADIKRRYVIRQQKLITSYKFKSPILKRFNRLIKLRQTKLCATHMNNKMD, encoded by the exons ATGGAGAAGACACGTAATCTCGAATGTTTTTGGAGAGATGATAAACATCCACATTGTGCACATg GCCCAACTGTGTTGTTCGGAAAATATATTGATGGTACGTTGGAACGATTTTATGTTTGTTCCGCTTGTCGTGACAGAAAATTAtgtcgattttatttaaaatacggAGAAAAATTAACTAAATTGCAACAAGATATatgggaaaaagagaaaaagaaaattgctcAAAGCTACAATCAccagaaattatttatacgttttaaTACGTTGTTGGCTACCAGTCCAAATAACCGGTCTTATTGTCATGATTGTGAAAAACtgatttttatgaatgaaagaaacaagcATAATGATCATCTGACAATGGTAGGTTTAACGGATCATCAAATGCATCATCCAACGGAAGTTCTTAAACCTTTGGAAAATTCCAAAAAGGAAGctcaatatcttttttctaaaaaatctgtaaaagatataataaacatgTTATTAGAACTCAAAGCTAAACAAGTTATTTGCATTGGTGCTCCTAGGatacatgaatatatttctCAAAACTTGGAGGATAAATTGTCATCTCTACTTCTTGATATAGATGGGAGATTT CATAATTTTCTTAGCCCTTTAAGTTATGGATggtacaatttatttaatcattattttttcaatgaaaatgcTCAATTTGTATTCGAAGATTTCCTTACTCAAAACAAAggtaaagatttatatttaatatgcgATCCACCATTTGGTGGCCGTGTAGAACTTATATCTCAAACTATAAAGAAGATTTCTGATCTTCATAAGAAGCTAAACAAAGTTGAGGGCAACAATGATGATTTGaagattatgtttatatttccATATTTTATGGAATTTATtatgagagaaaaatcaaatcCACCTTCTGTTACTGGTGGTTTAAGAGACTTAAAAATGTTAGATTACAAAGTAGATTATGAAAATCATCCACTTTTTAAAACAGACTCTACTGGAAGAAAATATGGATCAccaataagaatatttactaACATACCTTTAAGTTTATTAAAACTTCCTGAATCTGATGGctataaatattgtaagaaATGTCAAAAGTGGGTTTCTAGTGAAAATAAACACTGCAAGAAATGTAAAGATTGCACTTCTAAAGATGGAAGAAGATACAAACATTGCAATTTATGTGAGCGTTGTGTTAAACCATCTTGGAAGCACTGTAATACTTGTAAAAGGTGTCTCTTAGAGAAACATAAATGCAATAATAAACCTAAAATTTCAGGATGTtgttttaaatgtaaaaaattag GTCATACAAACAAAAATTGCGAAGCTAGTAATGATAAACCAAtagaaaaattggaaaaatttgGGAAACGTAAGATTAATGTTAATGAAGATAGTAttgtaatgaaaaagaaaaagaaaagtacaaatactagtattaattttaatgaaaattcaagCGAACtattgataagaaaaaggaaggttaaaagaaaagaatcattaATTAGTGAGGAAACAACAGACAATAAAGTTGCTGATATCAAGAGAAGATACGTAATAAGACAACAGAAATTAATAACTAgctataaatttaaatctccaattctaaaaagatttaacagattaataaaattaaggcAAACTAAGCTATGTGCAAcacatatgaataataaaatgg ATTGA
- the LOC124947373 gene encoding rRNA N6-adenosine-methyltransferase ZCCHC4 isoform X1, giving the protein MEKTRNLECFWRDDKHPHCAHGPTVLFGKYIDGTLERFYVCSACRDRKLCRFYLKYGEKLTKLQQDIWEKEKKKIAQSYNHQKLFIRFNTLLATSPNNRSYCHDCEKLIFMNERNKHNDHLTMVGLTDHQMHHPTEVLKPLENSKKEAQYLFSKKSVKDIINMLLELKAKQVICIGAPRIHEYISQNLEDKLSSLLLDIDGRFHNFLSPLSYGWYNLFNHYFFNENAQFVFEDFLTQNKGKDLYLICDPPFGGRVELISQTIKKISDLHKKLNKVEGNNDDLKIMFIFPYFMEFIMREKSNPPSVTGGLRDLKMLDYKVDYENHPLFKTDSTGRKYGSPIRIFTNIPLSLLKLPESDGYKYCKKCQKWVSSENKHCKKCKDCTSKDGRRYKHCNLCERCVKPSWKHCNTCKRCLLEKHKCNNKPKISGCCFKCKKLGHTNKNCEASNDKPIEKLEKFGKRKINVNEDSIVMKKKKKSTNTSINFNENSSELLIRKRKVKRKESLISEETTDNKVADIKRRYVIRQQKLITSYKFKSPILKRFNRLIKLRQTKLCATHMNNKMGKAKKKLVNRIKVEDISSI; this is encoded by the exons ATGGAGAAGACACGTAATCTCGAATGTTTTTGGAGAGATGATAAACATCCACATTGTGCACATg GCCCAACTGTGTTGTTCGGAAAATATATTGATGGTACGTTGGAACGATTTTATGTTTGTTCCGCTTGTCGTGACAGAAAATTAtgtcgattttatttaaaatacggAGAAAAATTAACTAAATTGCAACAAGATATatgggaaaaagagaaaaagaaaattgctcAAAGCTACAATCAccagaaattatttatacgttttaaTACGTTGTTGGCTACCAGTCCAAATAACCGGTCTTATTGTCATGATTGTGAAAAACtgatttttatgaatgaaagaaacaagcATAATGATCATCTGACAATGGTAGGTTTAACGGATCATCAAATGCATCATCCAACGGAAGTTCTTAAACCTTTGGAAAATTCCAAAAAGGAAGctcaatatcttttttctaaaaaatctgtaaaagatataataaacatgTTATTAGAACTCAAAGCTAAACAAGTTATTTGCATTGGTGCTCCTAGGatacatgaatatatttctCAAAACTTGGAGGATAAATTGTCATCTCTACTTCTTGATATAGATGGGAGATTT CATAATTTTCTTAGCCCTTTAAGTTATGGATggtacaatttatttaatcattattttttcaatgaaaatgcTCAATTTGTATTCGAAGATTTCCTTACTCAAAACAAAggtaaagatttatatttaatatgcgATCCACCATTTGGTGGCCGTGTAGAACTTATATCTCAAACTATAAAGAAGATTTCTGATCTTCATAAGAAGCTAAACAAAGTTGAGGGCAACAATGATGATTTGaagattatgtttatatttccATATTTTATGGAATTTATtatgagagaaaaatcaaatcCACCTTCTGTTACTGGTGGTTTAAGAGACTTAAAAATGTTAGATTACAAAGTAGATTATGAAAATCATCCACTTTTTAAAACAGACTCTACTGGAAGAAAATATGGATCAccaataagaatatttactaACATACCTTTAAGTTTATTAAAACTTCCTGAATCTGATGGctataaatattgtaagaaATGTCAAAAGTGGGTTTCTAGTGAAAATAAACACTGCAAGAAATGTAAAGATTGCACTTCTAAAGATGGAAGAAGATACAAACATTGCAATTTATGTGAGCGTTGTGTTAAACCATCTTGGAAGCACTGTAATACTTGTAAAAGGTGTCTCTTAGAGAAACATAAATGCAATAATAAACCTAAAATTTCAGGATGTtgttttaaatgtaaaaaattag GTCATACAAACAAAAATTGCGAAGCTAGTAATGATAAACCAAtagaaaaattggaaaaatttgGGAAACGTAAGATTAATGTTAATGAAGATAGTAttgtaatgaaaaagaaaaagaaaagtacaaatactagtattaattttaatgaaaattcaagCGAACtattgataagaaaaaggaaggttaaaagaaaagaatcattaATTAGTGAGGAAACAACAGACAATAAAGTTGCTGATATCAAGAGAAGATACGTAATAAGACAACAGAAATTAATAACTAgctataaatttaaatctccaattctaaaaagatttaacagattaataaaattaaggcAAACTAAGCTATGTGCAAcacatatgaataataaaatgggtaaagcaaagaaaaaattagttaATAGAATAAAGGTCGAAGATATTAGTAGTATCTGA
- the LOC124947375 gene encoding fructose-1,6-bisphosphatase 1, translating into MTSNNTFDSNCMTLTRFVLDEQRKFPTATGDLSQLLNSIQTAVKAVSSAVRKAGIANMYGIAGNINIQGEEVKKLDILSNELFINMLTSSFTTCILVSEENKNMIEVETENQGKYIVCFDPLDGSSNIDCLVSVGSIFGIYKKLDNTNSSSVSNALQPGQNIVAAGYALYGSATMIVLSIGHGVNGFMYDPAIGEFILTEKNMRIPEKGNIYSINEGNESTWDSAIKEYIHSKKYPSNGKPYNSRYVGSMVADVHRTIKYGGIFLYPSTKNNPNGKLRLLYESIPMAYIIKEAGGLASNGKIDILDIIPESIHQRSPVFLGSKDDVQDVLEFLKKAKS; encoded by the exons ATGACATCAAACAATACTTTTGATTCAAATTGTATGACTCTTACGAGATTTGTTCTTGACGAACAACGTAAGTTTCCTACGGCAACTGGTGATCTTAGCCAATTGTTAAACAGCATACAAACCGCCGTAAAAGCTGTTAGTTCAGCTGTGAGAAAAGCCGGTATTGCAAATAT GTATGGCATAGctggtaatataaatattcaaggCGAAGAGGTAAAAAAATTAGACATTTTAAGTAACGAACTCTTTATTAACATGTTAACGTCTTCGTTCACAACCTGCATTCTCGTCagtgaagaaaataaaaatatgattgagGTTGAAACGGAAAATCAGGGTAAATACATCGTGTGCTTCGATCCTTTGGATGGTTCCTCAAATATCGATTGTTTGGTGTCAGTCGGATCGATATTcggaatttataaaaaattagataacaCCAATAGTTCCAGTGTTTCTAACGCTCTTCAGCCAGGCCAAAATATAGTTGCTGCTGGTTACGCGCTTTATGGTTCGGCCACTATGATTGTTCTTTCCATCGGACATGGAGTTAACGGATTTATGTACGATCCAGCGATCGGAGAATTCATTTTAACTGAAAAAAATATGCGTATAccagagaaaggaaatatttacaG TATTAACGAAGGAAATGAGAGTACATGGGATTCAGCTATAAAAGAGTATATACATTCCAAAAAATACCCGAGTAACGGTAAACCGTATAATTCACGATACGTTGGTTCAATGGTTGCTGATGTACATAGGACTATTAAATATGGAGGAATTTTCTTGTATCCTTCAACGAAAAACAATCCCAATGGCAAG CTACGTCTTTTATATGAGAGCATACCAATggcttatataataaaagaagcaGGAGGTCTCGCATCAAAtggaaaaatcgatattttagatataattCCGGAAAGTATTCATCAAAGATCACCAGTTTTCTTAGGATCCAAAGATGATGTTCAAGATGTGTTAGAGTTTCTAAAGAAAGCCAAATcataa
- the LOC124947372 gene encoding heat shock 70 kDa protein cognate 5 codes for MLAATRLFSRSCNGVGCDIVRKQQFSTILKNVAAPGIALPQRYTDLQQCRYKSEGVKGAVIGIDLGTTFSCVAVMEGKQPKVIENSEGSRTTPSYIAFTKDGERLVGMPAKRQAVTNSSNTFYATKRLIGRKFDDAEVKKDMKTVSYKIVKASNGDAWVQGGDGKMYSPSQIGAFVLMKMKETAEAYLSTPAKNAVITVPAYFNDSQRQATKDAGQIAGLNVLRVINEPTAAALAYGMDKTDDKIIAVYDLGGGTFDISILEIQKGVFEVKSTNGDTFLGGEDFDNALVNYLVTEFKKDQGIDVAKDAMAMQRLKEAAEKAKIELSSSLQTDINLPYLTMDSSGPKHLNLKLTRSKFESLVNDLIKRTVQPCQKALSDAEISKSDIGEVLLVGGMTRVPKVQQTVQEIFGRQPSKAVNPDEAVAVGAAVQGGVLAGDVTDVLLLDVTPLSLGIETLGGVFTKLISRNTTIPTKKSQVFSTAADGQTQVEIKVHQGEREMACDNKLLGQFTLVGIPPAPRGVPQIEVTFDIDANGIVHVSARDKGTGKEQQIVIQSSGGLSKDEIENMVKNAEQYAKADKIKKDRVEAVNQAEGIIHDTESKLEEFKAQLPQDECDKLKELVAKTRETLAKKDDMDPEDIKKQTNELQQASLKLFEMAYKKMAAERESSSGSSNQSQQEPQEKKEEKN; via the exons ATGTTGGCTGCCACAAGATTGTTTAGCAGAAGCTGTAACGGTGTTGGCTGCGATATTGTCAGAAAACAGCAGTTTAGTACGATACTTAAAAAT GTTGCAGCTCCTGGAATTGCCCTGCCTCAACGTTATACAGATTTACAACAATGTCGTTACAA atCTGAAGGTGTCAAAGGAGCTGTTATTGGTATTGATCTTGGTACAACATTTTCTTGTGTAGCAGTAATGGAAGGTAAACAGCCAAAGGTTATTGAGAATTCTGAAGGTTCACGAACAACACCATCTTATATTGCATTCACCAAAg acGGAGAACGTTTAGTGGGTATGCCTGCTAAACGTCAAGCAGTTACAAACTCTTCTAATACATTTTATGCAACTAAACGACTCATTGGGAGAAAATTCGATGATGCTGAAGTGAAAAAAGACAT GAAAACAGTATCTTATAAAATCGTGAAAGCATCTAATGGAGATGCATGGGTACAAGGAGGAGATGGAAAGATGTACTCTCCTAGTCAAATTGGTGCTTTTGTacttatgaaaatgaaagaaactgCAGAGGCATATCTTAGCACACCAGCTAAAAATGCTGTCATCACTGTGCCTGCATATTTCAATGATTCACAAAGGCAGGCTACAAAGGATGCAGGTCAAATTGCTGGATTAAATGTGCTTAGAGTAATCAATGAGCCTACTGCAGCTGCACTTGCATATGGTATGGATAAAACAGATGATAAAAT tATTGCAGTATACGACTTAGGTGGTGGTACTTTTGATATATCGATCTTAGAAATTCAAAAAGGTGTTTTTGAAGTAAAATCAACTAATGGAGATACATTTTTGGGAGGTGAAGATTTTGATAACGCGTTAGTTAATTATTTGGTGACCGAATTTAAAAAAGAC CAAGGTATAGATGTGGCCAAAGATGCTATGGCTATGCAACGATTAAAGGAAGCAGCTGAAAAAGCgaaaattgaattatcaaGTTCTTTACAAACTGATATAAATCTACCATATTTAACCATGGATTCAAGTGGACCTAAACACTTGAATCTTAAACTTACAAGAAGCAAATTTGAAAGTCTTGTAAATGACCTCATTAAGCGTACTGTACAACCATGTCAAAAAGCTCTTTCTGATGCTGAAATATCAAAATCTGACATCGGTGAAGTTCTTTTGGTTGGAGGGATGACTAGGGTACCTAAAGTTCAACAAACAGTTCAAGAAATATTCGGTCGGCAACCTTCAAAAGCTGTTAATCCTGATGAAGCTGTAGCTGTTGGTGCTGCTGTTCAGGGTGGTGTACTTGCTGGAGATGTGACTGATGTTCTCCTTCTCGATGTTACCCCTCTGTCGCTGG GTATCGAAACACTTGGGGGCGTCTtcacaaaattaatatcgcgAAACACAACTATTCCTACGAAAAAAAGTCAAGTATTTTCCACAGCAGCAGATGGTCAAACTCAAGTAGAAATTAAGGTTCATCAAGGCGAACGAGAAATGGCTTGTGACAATAAACTTTTAGGGCAGTTCACATTAGTCGGAATACCTCCCGCTCCAAGAGGAGTTCCTCAAATTGAAGTAACGTTTGATATTGATGCGAATGGTATCGTTCATGTATCTGCTAGAGACAAGGGTACTGGCAAAGAACAACAaa TTGTAATTCAGTCCAGCGGTGGTCTAAGCAAAgacgaaattgaaaatatggTAAAGAATGCAGAACAATATGCCAAAGCagacaagataaaaaaagatagagtaGAAGCTGTTAATCAAGCCGAAGGAATTATACACGATACGGAGTCTAAATTAGAAGAATTCAAGGCACAACTTCCACAAGACgag tgCGATAAGTTGAAAGAATTGGTTGCCAAGACAAGGGAAACATTAGCCAAAAAAGATGATATGGATCCAGAGGACATTAAGAAGCAAACCAATGAATTACAGCAAGCAAGTTTGAAATTGTTCGAAATGgcatataaaaaa ATGGcggcagaaagagaaagcagcAGCGGCAGTAGTAACCAAAGTCAACAAGAACCtcaagagaagaaagaggagaaaaactAA